The Streptomyces sp. DH-12 genome has a window encoding:
- a CDS encoding DinB family protein, which yields MTPQHTTSQRTEPAPNADERTMLEGWLNYHRATLARKCEGLTDEQVRTASVPPSDLSLMGLVRHMAEVERSWFRRVFAGEDAGPIYYGEADPDGEFHPGEADTWKDAYETWQAEIEAARRAASGHPLDDLSRGRHHSSPEPYSLRWIYTHMIEEYARHNGHADLIRQRIDGATGE from the coding sequence ATGACGCCCCAGCACACGACTTCCCAGCGCACCGAACCCGCACCGAACGCCGATGAACGGACCATGCTCGAGGGGTGGCTCAACTACCACCGCGCGACGCTCGCCCGCAAGTGCGAGGGGCTGACGGACGAACAGGTGCGGACCGCCTCGGTGCCGCCGTCGGACCTGTCGCTGATGGGGCTGGTGCGGCACATGGCGGAGGTGGAGCGCTCGTGGTTCCGCCGGGTGTTCGCCGGTGAGGACGCGGGGCCGATCTACTACGGCGAGGCCGACCCGGACGGCGAGTTCCACCCCGGCGAGGCGGACACCTGGAAGGACGCCTACGAGACCTGGCAGGCGGAGATCGAGGCCGCCCGCCGCGCCGCGTCCGGTCACCCCCTGGACGACCTCTCCCGCGGGCGGCACCATTCCAGCCCCGAGCCGTACTCCCTGCGCTGGATCTACACGCACATGATCGAGGAGTACGCCCGGCACAACGGCCACGCGGACCTGATCCGCCAGCGGATCGACGGCGCCACCGGCGAGTGA
- a CDS encoding VOC family protein — translation MKPSPRFTLAATTLDAPDAQELAGFYQALLGWPVRTSGPDWVEIGPSDGGTGLSFQTEPLFTPPRWPSARSGQQMMMHLDIEVDDLPSAAERAVALGATVADYQPQDDVRVLYDPVGHPFCLFVRTGAST, via the coding sequence ATGAAGCCTTCACCGCGTTTCACGTTGGCCGCGACCACGCTCGACGCACCGGACGCCCAGGAGCTGGCGGGGTTCTACCAGGCCCTGCTCGGGTGGCCGGTGCGGACATCCGGACCGGACTGGGTCGAGATCGGCCCCTCCGACGGCGGTACCGGGCTGTCGTTCCAGACGGAGCCGCTCTTCACTCCTCCGCGGTGGCCGTCCGCGCGGTCCGGGCAGCAGATGATGATGCACCTGGACATCGAGGTGGACGATCTGCCGTCGGCGGCCGAGCGTGCCGTCGCCCTGGGGGCGACCGTGGCGGATTACCAGCCGCAGGACGACGTGCGGGTCCTGTACGACCCGGTGGGCCACCCGTTCTGCCTCTTCGTGCGCACCGGCGCGAGCACCTGA
- a CDS encoding TetR/AcrR family transcriptional regulator, which produces MSERTTAGARAGLVADTALALLAERGMRGLTHRAVDETAGLPQGSTSNVARTRQALLELAVRRLADREERVLALHELPDPRGGADALLDALALTVHRALTHHHELTLARYELALEATRRPELRAHFDAAGARFRDHLTALVTAMGSTSPARHALSLVSWADGLLFSCVAGSYHAQVPSVTDIRTDLRELLDGMLGTAGRRRRSEE; this is translated from the coding sequence ATGTCCGAACGCACCACCGCCGGCGCCCGCGCCGGCCTCGTCGCCGACACCGCCCTCGCCCTGCTCGCCGAGCGGGGCATGCGGGGCCTGACCCATCGGGCGGTGGACGAGACGGCCGGGCTCCCCCAGGGCTCCACGTCCAACGTGGCGCGCACCCGGCAGGCGCTGCTGGAACTGGCGGTACGCCGTCTCGCCGACCGGGAGGAGCGGGTGCTGGCCCTCCACGAGCTGCCCGACCCTCGCGGTGGCGCCGACGCCCTGCTGGACGCGCTGGCCCTGACCGTCCACCGCGCGCTGACCCACCACCACGAGCTGACCCTCGCCCGCTACGAACTCGCCCTGGAGGCCACCCGCCGCCCCGAACTCCGCGCCCACTTCGACGCGGCCGGCGCCCGCTTCCGCGACCACCTCACCGCCCTCGTCACGGCGATGGGCTCCACGTCCCCGGCCCGCCACGCCCTGTCCCTGGTCTCCTGGGCCGACGGCCTTCTCTTCTCCTGCGTGGCGGGCTCCTACCACGCCCAGGTGCCGTCGGTGACGGACATCCGCACCGACCTGCGGGAACTCCTCGACGGGATGCTGGGGACCGCGGGGCGCCGGCGGCGGTCGGAGGAGTGA
- a CDS encoding FAD-dependent monooxygenase codes for MTAIERVIVIGGGIGGLTAAAALHLRGAQVTVLERAPSLEPAGAAISLSPNALRALDVIGLGDDIRALSAWQGDGGLRAPSGRWLARTDAVAAAERFGGPLVLLHRATLVDHLAGRLPSGAVRTGAPARLTDPGVPGDPRRPARVETPEGELEADLVVAADGIRSAVRGALFPGHPGAVYSGFTTWRVVIPLSGVAFPSHETWGRGRIWGTHPLKDGRVYAYAAAVAPAGERAPDDERAELLRRYGDWHSPVPEVLAAVRPEDVLRHDVHHIAEPLPAFHRGRVALVGDAAHAMPPTLGQGGNQAIEDAITLAFPRPGMPGSAHAPVADGLPGYTAARLPRTTAVSRRAVRVARLNVMTTGRIGTAVRDTALAALSRAAPSLFLRGFDGVADWRPPGGPSGADGDGSGAPRMLAADQAGQGPEENTP; via the coding sequence ATGACAGCGATCGAACGGGTGATCGTGATCGGCGGGGGGATCGGCGGACTGACGGCGGCCGCAGCCCTGCACCTGCGCGGAGCGCAGGTGACCGTCCTGGAGCGCGCCCCCTCCCTCGAGCCGGCGGGCGCGGCGATCTCCCTGTCCCCCAACGCGCTCCGTGCGCTGGACGTCATCGGCCTGGGCGACGACATCCGCGCCCTCTCCGCCTGGCAGGGCGACGGCGGGCTGCGCGCCCCGAGCGGCCGGTGGCTGGCCCGCACCGACGCCGTCGCGGCGGCCGAACGCTTCGGCGGCCCGCTCGTCCTGCTGCACCGCGCCACCCTCGTCGACCACCTCGCCGGACGGCTCCCGTCCGGCGCGGTCCGCACCGGCGCCCCCGCCCGGCTGACCGACCCCGGCGTCCCGGGCGACCCCCGCAGGCCGGCCCGCGTGGAGACACCCGAAGGCGAACTGGAGGCCGACCTGGTGGTGGCCGCCGACGGCATCCGCTCCGCCGTGCGCGGCGCCCTCTTCCCCGGCCACCCCGGCGCCGTGTACAGCGGCTTCACCACCTGGCGGGTCGTGATCCCGCTGTCCGGCGTCGCGTTCCCCTCGCACGAGACCTGGGGCCGCGGCCGCATCTGGGGCACCCACCCCCTCAAGGACGGCCGGGTGTACGCCTACGCCGCCGCCGTCGCGCCCGCGGGGGAGCGGGCCCCGGACGACGAACGGGCCGAACTGCTGCGCCGCTACGGCGACTGGCACAGCCCGGTCCCCGAGGTGCTGGCCGCCGTCCGGCCCGAGGACGTCCTGCGGCACGACGTCCATCACATCGCCGAGCCGCTGCCCGCCTTCCACCGGGGCCGCGTGGCGCTCGTCGGCGACGCCGCGCACGCCATGCCGCCCACCCTCGGCCAGGGCGGCAACCAGGCCATCGAGGACGCGATCACCCTCGCCTTCCCCCGCCCGGGCATGCCCGGGTCCGCCCACGCCCCCGTCGCCGACGGCCTCCCCGGCTACACCGCCGCCCGCCTCCCGCGCACCACGGCCGTCTCACGCCGGGCGGTGCGGGTGGCCCGGCTCAACGTGATGACGACCGGCCGCATCGGCACGGCCGTACGGGACACCGCGCTGGCCGCGCTGTCCAGGGCGGCGCCGTCGCTCTTCCTGCGCGGGTTCGACGGCGTCGCCGACTGGCGGCCGCCGGGAGGGCCGTCCGGCGCGGACGGGGACGGCTCCGGGGCACCCCGTATGCTCGCAGCGGACCAGGCCGGGCAAGGACCAGAGGAGAACACACCGTGA
- a CDS encoding Gfo/Idh/MocA family oxidoreductase: protein MKVGCIGLGDIAQKAYLPVLAVQPGVELHLQTRTPATLERVGDALHLPAGRRHADLDALIGAGLDAAFVHAPTDAHPRIVTRLLEAGVPTYVDKPLAYELAASERLVTLAEERGTSLAVGFNRRHAPGYAQCADHPRELILMQKNRAGLPEEPRRTILDDFIHVVDTLRFLAPGQIDDVTVRARAEDGLLHHVVLQLAGDGFTALGVMNRLSGSSEEILEVSGQDSKRQVVNLAEVIDHKGRPTVRRRGDWVPVSQQRGIEQAALAFLDAVRAGEVLSARDALATHELCERVVRAVDERLA from the coding sequence GTGAAGGTCGGCTGCATCGGGCTCGGCGACATCGCGCAGAAGGCGTACCTTCCGGTGCTCGCCGTCCAGCCCGGGGTGGAACTGCACCTGCAGACCCGCACCCCGGCCACGCTGGAGCGGGTCGGCGACGCCCTCCACCTGCCGGCCGGGCGCCGCCACGCCGACCTCGACGCGCTGATCGGCGCGGGCCTCGACGCGGCCTTCGTGCACGCCCCGACCGACGCCCACCCGCGGATCGTGACCCGGCTGCTCGAAGCGGGTGTGCCGACGTACGTCGACAAGCCGCTCGCCTACGAACTCGCCGCCTCCGAGCGGCTGGTGACGCTCGCCGAGGAGCGCGGCACCAGCCTCGCGGTCGGCTTCAACCGCCGCCACGCCCCCGGCTACGCGCAGTGCGCGGACCACCCGCGCGAGCTGATCCTCATGCAGAAGAACCGGGCCGGGCTGCCGGAGGAGCCCCGCCGGACGATCCTCGACGACTTCATCCACGTCGTGGACACCCTGCGCTTCCTGGCGCCCGGGCAGATCGACGACGTGACGGTCCGCGCCCGCGCCGAGGACGGGCTGCTGCACCACGTGGTGCTCCAGCTCGCCGGCGACGGCTTCACCGCCCTCGGCGTGATGAACCGGCTCAGCGGCTCCTCCGAGGAGATCCTCGAGGTGTCCGGCCAGGACTCCAAGCGCCAGGTGGTCAACCTCGCCGAGGTGATCGACCACAAGGGGCGACCGACCGTACGGCGGCGCGGCGACTGGGTGCCGGTGTCCCAGCAGCGCGGCATCGAGCAGGCGGCGCTCGCCTTCCTGGACGCGGTGCGCGCCGGCGAGGTGCTCAGCGCCCGTGACGCACTGGCGACCCATGAGCTGTGCGAACGGGTGGTACGAGCGGTCGACGAGCGCCTCGCCTAG
- the lnt gene encoding apolipoprotein N-acyltransferase yields the protein MNTVGHHLASPWRRSTAAAVAGALPALAFPAANLWWTAYVALVPWLLLIRTAPTGRRAAFDGWWGGFGFMLAMHHWLLPSLHVFTFVLAALLGALWAPWGWLARRTLGGTPSGGRVAAALLVVPSGWLTIELIRSWQGLGGPWGVLGASQWRVEAALRLASVGGVWLPSFLVVALNVAVAVLVAVRRARVPAVAGLVAVAAAGSAAWVGSPRPDPTGERARIAVVQPGVVSGRDSADRRFDREEQLTRQLAGQDVDLVVWGESSVGFDLGDRPDLARRLAALSRGTDAEILVNVDARRSDRPGIYKSSVLIGPDGPTGDRYDKMRLVPFGEYIPARSLLGWATSVGKAAGEDRRRGSEQVVMDVGDGLRIGPMVCFESAFPDMSRHLAQDGAGVLLAQSSTSTFQQSWAPAQHASLAALRAAETGRPMVHATLTGVSAVYGADGGRIGPRLGTDASAAQVYDVPPARGTTPYVRFGDWPPQAALLVLAVYGVVEAARSRRGARRPLVPPVRTAHGSPVRHGR from the coding sequence ATGAACACCGTCGGCCACCACCTCGCCTCCCCGTGGCGCCGCTCGACCGCCGCCGCGGTCGCGGGCGCCCTGCCCGCCCTGGCCTTCCCCGCCGCGAACCTGTGGTGGACCGCCTATGTCGCCCTGGTCCCCTGGCTGCTGCTGATCCGCACCGCGCCGACCGGGCGGCGGGCCGCCTTCGACGGCTGGTGGGGCGGGTTCGGGTTCATGCTGGCCATGCACCACTGGCTGCTGCCCAGCCTGCACGTGTTCACGTTCGTCCTCGCCGCGCTGCTGGGCGCGCTGTGGGCGCCGTGGGGGTGGCTGGCGCGCCGGACGCTGGGCGGGACCCCGTCCGGGGGCCGGGTCGCGGCCGCGCTGCTGGTGGTGCCGTCGGGCTGGCTGACGATCGAGCTGATCCGCTCCTGGCAGGGGCTCGGCGGGCCGTGGGGCGTGCTGGGCGCGAGCCAGTGGCGGGTGGAGGCCGCGCTGCGGCTGGCGTCGGTGGGCGGGGTGTGGCTGCCGAGCTTCCTGGTGGTGGCGCTGAACGTCGCCGTGGCCGTGCTGGTCGCGGTGCGCCGGGCCCGGGTGCCGGCCGTGGCGGGACTGGTCGCCGTGGCCGCCGCCGGGTCCGCCGCGTGGGTGGGATCGCCGCGTCCCGACCCCACCGGGGAGCGGGCGCGGATCGCGGTCGTCCAGCCGGGGGTGGTCTCCGGACGGGACAGCGCCGACCGCCGCTTCGACCGCGAGGAGCAACTCACCCGTCAGCTCGCCGGTCAGGACGTCGACCTGGTCGTCTGGGGGGAGAGCAGCGTCGGCTTCGACCTGGGCGACCGCCCCGACCTCGCCCGGCGGCTGGCCGCGCTGTCCCGCGGGACGGACGCGGAGATCCTGGTCAACGTGGACGCCCGGCGCTCGGACAGGCCCGGCATCTACAAGAGCTCGGTGCTGATCGGCCCGGACGGTCCGACCGGCGACCGGTACGACAAGATGCGGCTGGTGCCGTTCGGGGAGTACATCCCGGCCCGCTCGCTGCTGGGCTGGGCGACCTCCGTCGGGAAGGCGGCCGGCGAGGACCGGCGGCGGGGCTCCGAGCAGGTCGTCATGGACGTGGGGGACGGCCTGCGGATCGGCCCGATGGTGTGCTTCGAGTCGGCGTTCCCCGACATGAGCCGCCATCTCGCGCAGGACGGCGCCGGCGTCCTGCTCGCGCAGTCCTCCACGTCGACGTTCCAGCAGAGCTGGGCGCCCGCGCAGCACGCCTCGCTGGCCGCGCTGCGCGCCGCCGAGACCGGCCGCCCGATGGTGCACGCCACCCTGACCGGGGTGTCCGCCGTGTACGGCGCGGACGGCGGGCGCATCGGCCCGCGGCTCGGCACGGACGCCTCCGCCGCGCAGGTGTACGACGTGCCGCCGGCGCGGGGCACCACGCCGTACGTCCGCTTCGGCGACTGGCCCCCGCAGGCGGCGCTGCTCGTCCTCGCGGTCTACGGCGTGGTGGAGGCGGCGCGGTCTAGGCGAGGCGCTCGTCGACCGCTCGTACCACCCGTTCGCACAGCTCATGGGTCGCCAGTGCGTCACGGGCGCTGA
- a CDS encoding SDR family oxidoreductase — protein MKRLVTVVTGGSRGIGAATCRRLAAEGHDVAVNYVRDADAAEKVAEDVRAAGARAVTVRADTAVEADVERLFEVAERELGPLTGLVNNAAVTGPLGPFTEVGTDTLRRVVDVNVTGTLLCARRAAQLMTPRGEGVIVNISSGAATLGSPGEYVHYAATKAAVDALTVGLSKELGPAGVRVNAVAPGLIDTEMHAAMGAPDRVREMAGSIPLRRAGQAEEIAAAVAWLMSPDASYTTGTVLRVAGGR, from the coding sequence ATGAAGCGTCTGGTCACGGTGGTCACCGGCGGGAGCCGGGGCATCGGCGCCGCGACCTGCCGGCGGCTGGCGGCGGAGGGGCACGACGTGGCGGTGAACTACGTCCGGGACGCCGACGCCGCCGAGAAAGTGGCCGAGGACGTACGGGCCGCCGGGGCGCGGGCGGTGACCGTGCGGGCGGACACCGCCGTCGAGGCCGACGTGGAGCGGCTGTTCGAGGTGGCGGAGCGCGAACTCGGGCCGCTGACGGGGCTGGTCAACAACGCGGCGGTGACCGGGCCGCTCGGCCCCTTCACCGAGGTCGGCACGGACACCCTGCGGCGGGTCGTCGACGTCAACGTCACCGGCACGCTGCTGTGCGCACGGCGGGCCGCCCAGCTGATGACGCCGCGCGGCGAGGGCGTGATCGTGAACATCTCGTCGGGCGCCGCCACCCTGGGCAGCCCCGGCGAGTACGTGCACTACGCGGCGACCAAGGCCGCCGTCGACGCCCTGACCGTGGGGCTGTCGAAGGAGCTCGGTCCGGCCGGTGTGCGGGTCAACGCGGTGGCCCCGGGCCTGATCGACACGGAGATGCACGCGGCGATGGGGGCGCCGGACCGCGTCCGGGAGATGGCCGGGAGCATTCCGCTCCGGCGGGCGGGACAGGCGGAGGAGATCGCGGCGGCGGTCGCCTGGCTGATGTCGCCGGACGCCTCGTACACCACGGGGACGGTGCTGCGGGTCGCGGGCGGACGCTGA
- a CDS encoding undecaprenyl-diphosphate phosphatase, with the protein MSWFESLILGLVQGLTEFLPVSSSAHLRLTAAFSGWEDPGAAFTAITQIGTETAVLIYFREDIGRILSAWTRSLTDKEMRRDQDARMGWLVIVGSLPIGVLGVTLKDQIEGPFRDLRLTAAMLIGMGIVLGVADRLAARAESGGRHRVAAPRKELGDLTVRDGLIYGVCQAMALIPGVSRSGATISGGLFMGYRREAAARYSFLLAIPAVLASGLFELKDAADGGHVSWGPTLFATVIAFVTGYAVIAWFMKFISTKSFMPFVWYRIALGVVIIVLVAVGALSPHAAESAG; encoded by the coding sequence ATGTCTTGGTTTGAATCCCTGATCCTCGGACTCGTCCAGGGTCTGACCGAGTTCCTGCCCGTCTCCTCCAGCGCGCACCTGCGGCTGACCGCGGCCTTCTCCGGCTGGGAGGACCCCGGCGCGGCCTTCACCGCGATCACCCAGATCGGCACGGAGACCGCGGTGCTGATCTACTTCCGCGAGGACATCGGACGCATCCTGTCCGCGTGGACGCGCTCGCTGACCGACAAGGAGATGCGCCGGGACCAGGACGCCCGCATGGGCTGGCTGGTCATCGTCGGCTCCCTCCCGATCGGTGTGCTCGGGGTGACGCTCAAGGACCAGATCGAGGGGCCGTTCCGCGATCTGCGGCTGACGGCGGCGATGCTGATCGGCATGGGCATCGTGCTCGGCGTCGCCGACCGGCTGGCGGCACGCGCGGAGAGCGGCGGCAGGCACCGGGTGGCCGCGCCCCGCAAGGAGCTGGGCGACCTGACCGTCAGGGACGGCCTGATCTACGGCGTGTGCCAGGCGATGGCCCTGATCCCGGGCGTCTCCCGCTCCGGGGCCACCATCAGCGGCGGCCTGTTCATGGGCTACCGGCGGGAGGCCGCGGCCCGCTACTCGTTCCTGCTCGCCATCCCGGCGGTGCTGGCGTCCGGCCTGTTCGAGCTGAAGGACGCGGCGGACGGCGGTCACGTCTCGTGGGGGCCGACGCTCTTCGCCACGGTGATCGCGTTCGTCACCGGGTACGCCGTGATCGCCTGGTTCATGAAGTTCATCTCGACCAAGAGCTTCATGCCGTTCGTCTGGTACCGGATCGCGCTCGGCGTGGTGATCATCGTCCTGGTCGCCGTCGGCGCGCTCAGTCCGCACGCGGCGGAGTCGGCGGGCTGA
- a CDS encoding TVP38/TMEM64 family protein — MLDATNRSGGTATARPRAGSSDLAVAVPTAAPVLAPSPGLAGRCARVLLSPWSRLSLLVVLLASAAAVMVVLEPQQLLTDGLPVRLGGAAAVVAYAVAYGACTVAFVPRPLLNLASGALFGSQFGLVAALGGTVLGAGLAFCLGRVLGQKALRPLLRGRWLKAADNQLSRHGFRSMLAARLFPGIPFAAANYCASVSRMGLLPFLLATALGSVPNTAAYVVAGARASTPTSPAFLIALACIAVPGLAGAAVAWRKRHRLRAR; from the coding sequence ATGCTCGATGCCACCAACCGCTCTGGGGGCACGGCCACGGCCCGTCCCCGGGCCGGCTCGTCCGACCTCGCGGTCGCCGTCCCCACGGCCGCCCCCGTTCTCGCGCCCTCGCCGGGTCTCGCCGGCCGCTGCGCGAGAGTCCTGCTGTCGCCGTGGTCACGGCTGTCCCTGCTGGTCGTCCTGCTCGCCTCGGCGGCGGCGGTCATGGTGGTGCTGGAGCCGCAGCAGCTGCTGACCGACGGCCTGCCGGTCCGGCTCGGCGGTGCCGCCGCCGTCGTCGCCTACGCGGTGGCGTACGGGGCGTGCACGGTGGCGTTCGTGCCGCGCCCGTTGCTGAACCTCGCCTCAGGGGCGCTGTTCGGCTCCCAGTTCGGGCTGGTCGCGGCGCTGGGCGGCACGGTGCTGGGCGCCGGGCTGGCGTTCTGCCTGGGGCGGGTGCTCGGCCAGAAGGCGCTGCGTCCGCTGTTGCGCGGGCGCTGGCTGAAGGCCGCGGACAACCAGCTCAGCCGGCACGGTTTCCGGTCGATGCTGGCGGCGCGGCTGTTCCCCGGCATCCCGTTCGCCGCCGCCAACTACTGCGCCTCGGTCTCCCGGATGGGGCTGCTGCCGTTCCTGCTGGCGACGGCGCTCGGCTCGGTCCCGAACACCGCCGCCTACGTCGTGGCGGGCGCCCGCGCCTCCACCCCGACGTCCCCGGCCTTCCTGATCGCGCTGGCCTGCATCGCCGTGCCGGGTCTCGCGGGCGCGGCCGTGGCATGGCGCAAGCGGCACCGGCTGCGCGCCCGGTAG
- a CDS encoding DNA alkylation repair protein codes for MGVTEDGPPPRVPDSTLADTVLERLTAAYPSAADPGQADAMRAYMKDVAPFLGLKTPVRRALSRTVEAGLPRPAEADCTAVALRCWALPEREYHYFAVDYLRRHVRRCSSDFLPVTRHLVTTVPWWDTVDLLAAHVVGPLVAADPALTAAMDRWSADDDPWLVRTALLHQLRQKERTDAERLFGHCLRQSGHPGFFVRKAIGWALREYARTHPDAVRGFLAREGDRFAPLSVREALRNIGA; via the coding sequence ATGGGCGTCACAGAAGACGGTCCGCCGCCGCGGGTGCCGGACAGCACGCTCGCCGACACGGTGCTGGAGCGGCTCACCGCCGCCTACCCGTCCGCCGCCGACCCCGGGCAGGCGGACGCCATGCGGGCGTACATGAAGGACGTCGCGCCCTTCCTGGGTCTGAAGACCCCGGTGCGCCGCGCGCTGTCCCGCACCGTCGAGGCGGGACTGCCCCGCCCGGCCGAGGCCGACTGCACGGCCGTCGCCCTGCGCTGCTGGGCGCTGCCCGAGCGGGAGTACCACTACTTCGCCGTGGACTACCTGCGCCGGCACGTACGGCGGTGCTCCTCGGATTTCCTGCCCGTGACCCGGCACCTCGTCACCACCGTGCCCTGGTGGGACACCGTCGACCTGCTCGCCGCGCACGTCGTCGGGCCGCTGGTCGCCGCCGACCCGGCGCTCACCGCCGCCATGGACCGGTGGAGCGCCGACGACGACCCCTGGCTGGTGCGCACCGCGCTGCTCCACCAGCTCCGCCAGAAGGAACGCACCGACGCCGAGCGGCTCTTCGGCCACTGCCTGCGCCAGTCCGGCCACCCCGGCTTCTTCGTCCGCAAGGCCATCGGCTGGGCCCTGCGCGAATACGCCAGGACCCACCCGGACGCGGTGCGCGGCTTCCTGGCCCGCGAGGGCGACCGGTTCGCGCCGCTGTCGGTGAGGGAGGCCCTGAGGAACATCGGCGCGTGA
- the tuf gene encoding elongation factor Tu yields MSKTAYVRTKPHLNIGTMGHVDHGKTTLTAAITKVLAERGSAGFVPFDRIDRAPEEAARGITINIAHVEYETDTRHYAHVDMPGHADYVKNMVTGAAQLDGAILVVSALDGIMPQTAEHVLLARQVGVDHIVVALNKADAGDEELTDLVELEVRELLSAHGYGGDTAPVVRVSGLKALEGDPRWTASVEALLDAVDTYVPVPERYLDAPFLLPVENVLTITGRGTVVTGAVERGTVRVGDRVQVLGADTETVVTGLETFGKPMEEAQAGDNVALLLRGVPRDAVRRGHVVAAPGSVTPSRRFTARLYVLSAREGGRTTPLSTGYRPQFYIRTADVVGNVDLGEAAVARPGDTVTVTVELGRDVPLEPGLGFAVREGGRTVGAGTVTEVA; encoded by the coding sequence ATGTCCAAGACGGCGTACGTCCGCACCAAACCGCACCTCAACATCGGCACGATGGGCCATGTCGACCACGGCAAGACCACCCTGACCGCCGCCATCACCAAGGTCCTCGCCGAGCGCGGCTCCGCCGGCTTCGTGCCGTTCGACCGCATCGACCGGGCCCCGGAGGAGGCCGCCCGCGGCATCACCATCAACATCGCGCACGTCGAGTACGAGACCGACACCCGCCACTACGCGCACGTCGACATGCCCGGCCACGCCGACTACGTGAAGAACATGGTCACCGGCGCCGCCCAGCTCGACGGGGCGATCCTCGTCGTCTCCGCACTGGACGGGATCATGCCGCAGACCGCCGAACACGTCCTGCTCGCGCGGCAGGTGGGCGTCGACCACATCGTCGTCGCGCTCAACAAGGCCGACGCGGGCGACGAGGAGCTGACCGACCTGGTGGAGCTGGAGGTCCGCGAGCTGCTCTCCGCGCACGGCTACGGCGGCGACACGGCGCCCGTCGTCCGGGTCTCCGGGCTCAAGGCGCTCGAGGGCGACCCGCGCTGGACCGCGTCCGTCGAGGCGCTGCTGGACGCGGTCGACACCTATGTGCCCGTGCCCGAGCGCTATCTGGACGCGCCGTTCCTGCTGCCGGTGGAGAACGTGCTCACCATCACCGGCCGGGGCACCGTCGTCACCGGCGCGGTGGAGCGCGGCACCGTCCGGGTCGGCGACCGGGTGCAGGTGCTCGGGGCGGACACCGAGACCGTGGTGACCGGCCTGGAGACCTTCGGCAAGCCGATGGAGGAGGCGCAGGCCGGGGACAACGTGGCGCTGCTGCTGCGCGGGGTGCCGCGCGACGCGGTGCGGCGCGGGCACGTGGTGGCCGCGCCGGGCAGCGTGACGCCCAGCCGGCGGTTCACGGCGCGGCTGTACGTGCTGTCCGCCCGCGAGGGCGGCCGGACGACACCGCTGTCGACCGGGTACCGGCCGCAGTTCTACATCCGCACCGCGGACGTCGTCGGGAACGTCGACCTCGGCGAGGCGGCGGTGGCGCGGCCCGGGGACACGGTGACCGTCACCGTGGAGCTGGGGCGCGACGTGCCGCTGGAGCCGGGTCTCGGCTTCGCCGTCCGCGAGGGCGGGCGCACGGTCGGCGCCGGGACGGTGACGGAGGTCGCGTGA
- a CDS encoding fused MFS/spermidine synthase encodes MSEPLPVSRAVDHGTAKLMPDVDRERAWLLTVDGAPQSYVDLDEPTHLEFEYARRLGHVLDVAGEPGAPLDAVHLGGGAMTLPRYLAATRPGSRQHVVEADGALAGLVAEHLPLPPGAGVTVHTADARAWLEAAPDGSADVLVADVFGGSQVPAHLTTVGYADEVARVLRPGGIYLANLADAAPFAFLRSQLATVATRFAEPALIAEPAVLRGRRFGNVVLAASDRVLDIPALSRATAADPFPARVEHGPSLRDFVGDAHPVHDGTAVPSPLPPSGAFAIG; translated from the coding sequence GTGAGCGAGCCCCTCCCCGTGTCCCGCGCCGTCGACCACGGCACCGCCAAGCTGATGCCCGACGTCGACCGGGAACGGGCCTGGCTGCTGACCGTCGACGGCGCGCCCCAGTCCTACGTCGACCTGGACGAGCCGACCCACCTGGAGTTCGAGTACGCCCGGCGGCTCGGGCACGTCCTCGACGTGGCCGGCGAACCCGGCGCGCCCCTGGACGCCGTGCACCTCGGCGGCGGCGCGATGACCCTGCCCCGCTACCTCGCCGCCACCCGGCCCGGCTCCCGCCAGCACGTCGTCGAGGCCGACGGGGCGCTGGCCGGCCTGGTCGCCGAACACCTGCCGCTCCCGCCCGGCGCCGGCGTCACCGTGCACACCGCGGACGCCCGCGCCTGGCTGGAGGCGGCCCCCGACGGCAGCGCGGACGTCCTGGTCGCCGACGTCTTCGGCGGTTCCCAGGTACCCGCGCACCTCACCACCGTCGGCTACGCCGACGAGGTCGCCCGGGTACTGCGGCCCGGCGGGATCTATCTCGCCAACCTCGCGGACGCGGCCCCGTTCGCCTTCCTGCGCTCACAACTGGCGACGGTGGCGACGCGGTTCGCGGAGCCGGCGCTGATCGCCGAACCGGCGGTTCTGCGGGGACGGCGGTTCGGGAACGTGGTGCTTGCGGCGTCCGACCGCGTGTTGGACATCCCGGCTCTGTCGCGGGCGACTGCGGCGGATCCCTTTCCGGCGCGGGTCGAACACGGGCCGTCCCTGCGTGACTTCGTGGGCGACGCCCACCCGGTCCACGACGGAACGGCGGTCCCGTCCCCGCTGCCGCCTTCAGGGGCGTTCGCGATCGGTTGA